The following coding sequences are from one Acipenser ruthenus chromosome 7, fAciRut3.2 maternal haplotype, whole genome shotgun sequence window:
- the LOC117415466 gene encoding large ribosomal subunit protein mL43, producing MTSRGTASRFLKSVLQNGVGRYVCQIKRISLVFSKDAQTSLGAREFIEDKVVDFAKQNPGIVVYVTPQRCRIPKIIAEYLNGTVKEEPINSKTSEEITQLIKKLTSQSGLEVIRIRKPIHTDSPSIQGQWHPFTNRPPSLRVQGIQSESKAQGAAPK from the exons ATGACTTCTAGAGGCACTGCGAGCCGCTTTCTGAAGAGCGTCTTACAGAATGGAGTCGGGCGGTACGTGTGCCAGATCAAACGGATTTCCCTCGTCTTTTCTAAGGATGCGCAGACTTCCCTTGGTGCCAG AGAGTTTATTGAAGACAAGGTGGTGGACTTCGCCAAACAGAATCCTGGGATCGTGGTCTACGTGACTCCCCAGCGCTGCAGAATTCCGAAAATCATTGCGGAATACT TAAACGGCACTGTGAAAGAGGAGCCCATTAATAGCAAGACCTCGGAGGAGATCACCCAGCTGATTAAGAAGCTGACCAGCCAGTCTGGGCTGGAGGTCATCCGGATCCGCAAACCCATCCACACCGACAGCCCCAGCATCCAGGGCCAGTGGCACCCCTTCACGAACCGGCCCCCCTCCCTCAGGGTGCAGGGAATCCAGAGCGAGAGCAAGGCACAGGGGGCAGCTCCCAAATAA